ATTTTTAAGGCCGTCCGAGCTTCCGACTCCCGCTCAGCTACACCCGCTTCAGCCTGTTGAATCTGCTTTTCAACCACCTTTTGCTCCGTCACAACGTCGGCCAGGTGGCGTTTGACCAGTTGCAATCCATCCAGCATCTTGTCATATGACAAATCAAGTGCAGCGCTCGGGTCTTCCACCCTATCCAGTAATCGGTTTACTTTGCTTTCAATGATGTCTGATGCACGCTTAAACAGCCCCATGAGTCGGTATCCTCCCTTTCAGAAGACCTGAACTTATCTTTAGGATACCATTTATGAACAATTTACAGTATGACCACTTTCCATTTAATTCGTCACGCGCTCACCGGTCAGGACATCAAGAATGGCACCGGCCTTGTGATGACACTCCTGCCACTCCCTCTCGGGCACACTGTCAAGGACGATCCCGGCGCCAACTTGAACATACTGGGTTCCCCCAATCTCCACGACCGTGCGAATGACAATTGCCGTGTTCGCATTGGCGTCCGCATCAATCATGCCGATAAATCCTCCATATGGTCCACGTCGAACAGTCTCCAGTTCATCGATGATCTCCATCGCACGAATCTTTGGCGCTCCAGACAGGGTGCCGTTTGGAAATGTCGCAAGCAAGGCGTGAAAGACACTAACATCATCCTGCAACTGTGCAACGACCCGCGAGACCAGATGGTAAAGATGAGAATACCGTTCCACGACCATGAAGTCCGGAACGCGAACCGTGCTTGTTTTGGCGACGCGGCCGAGATCGTTGCGGCATAAGTCCACCAGCATCACATGTTCAGCAGATTCCTTTTCATCAGATTTGAGCGCTTTGACAAGTGCCTCGTCCTCTTCGCGGGATAAACCACGTCCCCGAGATGTCCCTGCAATTGGCTTCATCTCCGCGTGTCCGTGAGTGGACCTAAACTGAACCTCAGGACTCGCTCCGTAAATGCGCATGCCCTCGTACTCGGCAACAAACATATACGGTGACGGGTTCAGTTGTCGAAGCCTATCGTACGCAACGTAAGGATGCAGGGCGTTGTCGATGCGAATTCTTGTGGAGAGGACTACTTGGAAAATGTCCCCTTGGCGAATATACTCCTTTGCCCTCTTTACATTGTCACAGTAGATGTCTTCCGTAACATCATAATGTACACTCGGACGGCGAGAAGCGTCTTCATTATATGATTGAAGTACACTCGGTTGGGCGAGGCCGTGTTCGCTGGCGTTCTCCAGCGTGTGTATGAGCTCGCTGAACACGTCCGACTGACCTTCACTGGAGGACCCGGTATCCTGGATATAGAGCGTGACCGCATCGTTGACGATGTGAATGACACCGCGATGCCACTGCAATCGAACATCTGGAACATTGCGATCGTCGCTCGTCGTCTTCGGTAATTTCTCAAGATAATGGACTGCGTCGTAACCCATATAACCAAGAAACCCAGCGCTAAACGGTTGCGTCAAGCCGGGCGAAAACGCGTCGCGCAGCATGATGCGAGTTGTTTCAAGAAAGGCCATAGGGTCACTTGGACGAAACAACATTGGAGCAGATGACACGCTGCTCGGCCAAACTTTTTCTTCAAGACCTGCCGTATCCAAAATTCGATCCGGCATTTCCCGAAACAGCTTCGCTGCCTCCCCCCGTGCGAAAACCGAAACAAGGCCGTCCTTGATTTGGATCTCGACCGTGGGACACACACCGATAATGCTCATCTGATATAGATCACTGTCGTCTGAGCGACCTGCCTCCAACAGGAAGGCATTCCCGTCACCGACGATAGATTGCACGTGTAAAAATAAGTAAAAGGGATCGATCCCCTGCGTGGGTTGCTGATACGTTATCGTTCTCATGTTTGCTGTTCCTCCCAATGTTCTCGCGAACAAACGTCACCGTCTGGCGTACCTCTTGATGGCGAGTCGATTAAGCTGCAGCGCGTAAAAAGTTTGTCATCATTTGCATCCCAGAATCCGTCAAAATGGACTCTGGATGAAACTGCACACCGAGCGCACCTGTCGGTTGATGACGCATTGCCATAATGGAACTTCCTGCGCGTGCGGTGACAACAAACTCATCTGGAAGTGTCGCTCCATCGACCTCAAGCGAGTGGTAACGCGTTGCGCGAAATGGGTTAGGGACATGTGAGAAGAGGGCGTCTCCGTTGTGATCGACAAGGGATGTCTTTCCGTGAAGGGGTTCTTTAGCGCGTATTACGCGCCCTCCAAAGGCCACCGCGAGGGATTGGTGCCCAAGGCAAACACCGAGCACAGGGACTCGCCCCGCAAAATACTGAATGGCTTCGATGGAAACACCCGCTTCGGTTGGAGAACACGGGCCTGGAGACACGAGAACGGACGAAGGGTTTAACTGTCGAAGCTGTGATAGAGGTGTGTCATTCCGGCGAACGACGACTTGACTACCCAACTCGGCACAATATTGTACCAAATTGTAAGTAAATGAATCGAAATTATCAATGACTAACAACACTAAACTTCGCTCCTCTCGAGCGCATGAACACGCCACGCACTCACTCAACTCAACTAACTCAACTGAACTGACTTCAACGGTACATGAGGATGCAATCGGCGTCAACTGTCAGATGACGGCTGTCGGCGTACATCTTTAGTTATACGAGCTCACGGCTCGTTAAGCCCCGGACATTCGTTCCAATGGCTTGACAAACATCAAAAAAAGACCCACCAAAATTGATGGGCCCAGGAGGACTCGAACCTCCGACCTCACGATTATCAGTCGTGCGCTCTAGCCAGCTGAGCTATGGGCCCAAGATTGGTAGGGTCTTATGATTGAAAGGCACAAGCATGTGAAGACCGAATCACACGGCCTCGGTCCACGACAATGGCCAAACAGATATTCTGTTACCGCACCGCTTGGCGGTAACAGTTAGTGGCGGAGCTGACGGGATTCGAACCCGCGGTCTCCTGCGTGACAGGCAGGCATGTTAGGCCTCTACACCACAGCTCCACATGGTTGCGGGGGCAGGACTTGAACCTGCGACCTTCGGGTTATGAGCCCGACGAGCTGCCAACTGCTCCACCCCGCGACGTATGAATTTAGTTGATGGTGGGCAGTGGCAGGATCGAACTGCCGACCCCTCGCGTGTGAAGCGAGTGCTCTCCCCCTGAGCTAACCGCCCTGGTGACCCCAGCGGGACTCGAACCCGCGTTACCGCCGTGAAAGGGCGGTGTCTTAACCGCTTGACCATGGGGCCATAGAAATAAAAATGGCTCCCCGAGTAGGATTCGAACCTACGACCCTCCGGTTAACAGCCGGATGCTCTACCGCTGAGCTATCGAGGAACGTATGGTGGAGGTAAACGGATTCGAACCGATGACCCCCTGCTTGCAAGGCAGGTGCTCTCCCAGCTGAGCTATACCCCCATATGGTCCCGAAGGCCGGAGTCGAACCGGCACGGTTTCCCGCACGATTTTGAGTCGTGTGCGTCTGCCAATTCCGCCACTTCGGGATATGGCGTGCCCTGAGAGATTCGAACTCCCGACCTTTTGATTCGTAGTCAAACGCTCTATCCAGCTGAGCTAAGGGCACAAAACTTAAAGCAACGACAAGTAGTATACCACCTTATCAACGCCATTGCAACAGGGAGTTTGCAAGATGGTGGGCCCAGGAGGACTCGAACCTCCGACCTCACGATTATCAGTCGTGCGCTCTAGCCAGCTGAGCTATGGGCCCTTAAATGTCACGAACGCTATTTTAACGCCTTGTAGCCAGCTACGTCAATATCTACTTTATGGTTTCAAAATCACCTTAATGCAGTTGTCCATCTTCGCGTCGAACACTTCATAGGCGTGCTTGGCGTCGGAAAGTGGTACGCGGTGCGTGATCACGTCGGTCGGATCGATCGCTTGTGACTCAAGCAAGGAAAACAACCGGGGCATATAGTGGACGACAGGAGCCAGTCCCATCTTGAGAGTGATGTTCCGAGTATACATGTCCCCCAATGGAAACGCGTTGTAGCGGGTTCCATATGTGCCAAGAAGTTGGATTGTACCGCCACGACGCGTCGCCCGAGCGGCCGTGTGAATCGCACTAAGCGTTCCACTTTGTATCTTCAGGTTCGTCTCTGTCCGCTCCATAAGTGTCTTTTTGCCATCCATCCCCACACAATCGATGACCACGTCCGCCCCACCCAGAGTGAGTTCCCGCAAGAGCTCTCCCGTATTCTCTCCGTTTGTGAAGTTGATTGTTTCTACATTGTTGTGGATGTGAGCGTGCGCGAGTCGATACTCGATGTAATCAACCGCCAAGACTCGCTTGGGACGTTTCAACCAAACAAGTTTGTGAACAAGCAGGCCTAATGGGCCGCATCCTAACACAACCACTGTGTCTCCCCGTTTGACCCCTGCCTCCTCAACGCCCCAGAAGGCCGTGGGCAAAATGTCTGATAGGAATAACAGATGTTCGTCTGGGAGTTCGCAACTTTGCGGAAGGACATACGGCGCAAAATTGCCGTAGGGTACGCGTACGTATTCAGCTTGCCCTGCTACTCCATGCCCAATCATTGCGCGGGGCGCATCGTGCTCATCCAACTCATCCGACAGTCCAGCATCGCTCGTGGAGACACATGGACGCTGTAGCCGTCTGCAGGTGCGACATTCTCCACATGCCACATGGCACGGAATGACCACACGATCCCCTCGTTGAACTCGCGTAACAGATTTCCCGACGGCTTCAACGATCCCCATCGCCTCACAACCCAGTATGTCGTCCCGCTTTACGTATGGAGTCATTCCGTGAACCGCATGCAAATCGGATCCGCCAATCGCCGTGGAGGTGATTTTCACAATGATGTCATCTGGATTTTGAATGATAGGATCAGGGACGTCCTTGACTTCAATCTTTCGTAAACCTTGGAAAGTTACAGCTTTCACGTCCGACTCAGCCTCCTGCGTTTCACCCTGGATAAACTCCCCTGACCGTTGTCAAAGACGCTAGGTTGTCCACTCTGACGAAATACATTCATAGGATGATCTTAGACAGGCGGACTGGAATCAGTCAGTTGATTTTCGGAACCCAAATATCGTCGCAGGTGTAACATGCCATGTGTCAGTACCGTCTCCTTATGTGAACACAGAAAGGCACTTGTAATACTGAGGGTCATAGGTCAGGGCGTGAATCGGTAAACATCGCGATTAGAAATAAAATGCATCAGGAGGAGCACCGATGAAAATGAAACCGACTATCTTGTGGGTCACCAGTTCACTCATGGTTGCGTGTACGATTCTTACAGGGTGCGCCAAGAACCCACCCGCAACCCCTGTCGCGGGCTCTGTCAGCAATATGTCAAACGGGACGGCAAACTCCCCCACTTCGGAACCGACATCGTCGGATCAAAACACAACAACCAAAGAACCCAGTGGCGGTCAGTCAAGCGGCGCATCAAACTCCGCGGTACCCAACGGAACACCTGCAAAGTCACAGCAGCCAGCTGCCCGAAGTCTTGTGTCGGAGTCAATGGCGCTGGCAAAGCAGGGCAAAGTGATCGGCATTCCCTTTCAACTTCAGTCAAATATCGACGTGGTCCAGCAACTATGGGGGAAAGCGAGCGGTCAAAGTATGGCAGGGGCTGGAATTTATGTGACATACGGCGATCACAACGCCGCGTTCGGGATGAACAAGGGCGGGCAGATGTTTGATATCCGAACATTCCACTCTACTGTAAAATCCATTAGGCTAGGCGATATCACACAGGTGCTTGGGAAGCCCGGTGAAGTTCGCACGTCACCCGACTCTGTCATTTACCTCTACCCTGCAGGACCAGACTACCAACTGCTGTTCGTGTTTCCAAAAACAAGTTCCGGAAAAGCTGGCGCGACAGTCGATCACGTCTCCGTATTCTGGCCGCAGGGTACGGTCAACAGTATGGCTGCAACGGCTCCCAGTCCCTCCGTTATCCTTGACAACGCGCCCGGAACGGTAGGCCAGTTGTTTACGTTCTCCATCAAGAATCCCCCAAAGGGTTATCGACTTGTGGAGCTCGAGTGGCTGCCGTCCCATGGAAGTGCCATCGTCAATACGTACCCGCAAGCTGTGGACAACGGCAAAACGGGCCTAGTTCCTGGCTTCGGCGTCAGTGGTGACGGCCAAACGTTGAGCTTTGTGTACACGGATGCAATGAAAGGTCAAACGGGCCAAGTGCGCGTGATTTTCCAAACCACATCTGGTGCAGCCCTCTTGGGGCAAAGTGAGAGCGTCACATTAAAATAAACCGCGTCAAGAAAAGGGGGAGGCCGGCTGCCTCCCCCCTTTTCTTTCTGCAGATTGGCGCCGTTCGACAGCTTTTGCGGACAACCTGTCTTATACTCGTGGACAGCGCGGGAGTTTTCGTCGATGGAGGGACTGAATGGATGAACAAGGGGACTGTGAAGTGGTTCAACTCCGAGAAAGGATTTGGCCTGATCCAAGGGGAGAATGGCCAAGACGTACATGTCTACGCAACAGCTATTTGCAACGGATTTCCATTTCTCGATCAAGGCCAGAGGGTCGATTTTCATGTAGTCGATGGACCGCGCGGCCCACAAGCAACGAACGTGGTGAAATACTAACCTGTTGCCGTTACCTATCAATGCTCGGTATAAATCTGAGAATTCTGTTCCGAATACAAGAACAACAAAATATCCATTTAAATAAATGTTGATTAATATGAAGTTACGAAAAAGTAAGCGTTATCAGATAGACGGAGTAAAGTGTGAGCGCCTTCGTGTCTTTCTCCTACTTCGTACGGATGGACGCATGATTGAACTGACTCACTGAATCACCAGGAGGTTCGTTTTTATGTCCAAATTACAGCTGAGCTTCGCGTGTTGGAACTATGACCGAATTGCTGCTCTATTTGATGGATCGATTCAGCCAAAGGGGATTGATTTAAATTACCTAAACATGCCCGTTGAGGAAACATTCTGGAGAATGATGCGTCACGAGGAATTTGATATTGCCGAACTTTCGCTGTCGTCCTACTTGGTCGGACTTGACCGTGGATATCCAAACGTTACCGCGATTCCGGTCTTTATGTCGAGATCATTCCGCCACTCCGGAATCTATATCAACACAAATTCCGGCATCGTGAAGCCGTCGGACCTTCGTGGCAAACGCGTGGGATTACCGGAGTATCAATTGACCGCCTGCCTGTGGATCCGCGGTATTTTGGAGCACGAGTACGGGGTCGAACCCGCCTCCATACACTGGTTGACCGGTGGCGAAGAAACGCCTGGCAGACAAGAGAAAGTGGCCCTATCCCTACCGCCGGAAATAGATATCCACGCTATTGGACCGGACCAAACACTGAACGACCTGTTGGAATGTGGCGAGATCGATGCAATCATCGCTCCGCGTGCGCCGTCGTCGTTCTTAAACGGTTCACCGAATGTTGCGCGTCTGTTCCCGAACTATGTGGATGAAGAACAGTCATATTTCCGCAAGACTGGCATTTTCCCCATCATGCACGTAGTTGCCATCCGAAATGACGTCTTAGAGAGAGCTCCCTGGGTCGCCATGAACTTGTACGAGGCGTTTGAACAAGCGAAGCAAGTCGTCTACGACGGGTTTAACCAAACCGCCGCATTGAAAGTGACTCTCCCGTGGCTCGTCGCCGAGGTGGAACGCACGAAAGAAGTGATGGGTGAGGACTTTTGGCCGTATGGCGTCGAGCGAAATCGAAAGACACTAGAAGCCGCAGTTACATATTCGTTCGAGCAAGGGCTGATTAAGAAGCCGCTCCAAGTGGAAGACTTGTTTGTGAAGTCGACGCTGGAGCGATTTATCATCTGACTTTCAAGTTTTCTGATAAGTGACGTTGGATATCTTATTAACTGAAAATAAGGGAGACGGGCCAAACCACTTTTCGCTCCGTCTCCCATTTCTCATGATACGATGCCCAGCTTGTAGCGGGTTCGGAAAACCTTATTGGACCTATATTTGGCAGTTCCCATTTACAGAAGCATATGAGATGTTTATACATTGATTCTGCATATTCATATGCCACCCCTGTGGTGGTTTCACAGCTCGGTAAGAAATTAATGTGCCAGGGGTTTTAGAACTCAACTACTGCGGAATACTGTAGTATTTTTAGCGCCAAGTGAGCATCAAAGAAATCACTGGATTCGCTCAAATTAAGACCACTAATATCTTCAATGCGTTTCAGGCGATATTTTATAGAACCGGCAGACATGTTCATGGTACGGGATGTCTTCAAAATGTTACCCTGGCTCTCAAGGTAATAGTACAAAGTCCTTGTTAATTCCGAATTATTTTGAATATCGTAAGTGACTAGTTTACCTAGGAGATTCATACAGAATTGTTTCACGTCATCAAAATTCTCTCCACTTGACAAATAGGAAATGAACCCCAAATCCGCGAAGGGCACGACCTTTGATGTGGAATTGTAGAATCTTGATAATTTTATTGCTTTTTTTGCCTCCTCATATCCTCGTTTATAATCGTCAATACAGTAACAAAGAGAACTAATTCCGACTGTGATGTCGAAATCACTATATTTCTCCGACAATTTACTTACCAATAATTGGCCGGTTTCACGTGGTTCAAGATTGACGATACCGGGAATATCTTTAGGTATGAGCACGACAACTTGATCAAGTTTACTCGAGATTAGCAGGTTTTCACCGATACTTTTAAACTGTGTAATAATAATGGAGGAAAGCTGTCTCGGGAATTCATCCAAATACCTTTCTACACCCTTATACAAGTCTTTGTCAGGGAATATAAAACTGAAAACGAAAACGTAGTGAGGACGGTTCAAATTATATCCAAGTACTTTCATTTGGCGAGACAGATTTTCTATACTACGATCGCCATTTAGTATTGCATCGAGAAACTCCCCTTTGATTCGTTGTTCAGTCTCTATCGAGATTCTTTCATTTAGAAGTTGAATGGCACAAATTGTTGAGGCTCTCTCTAAACACATGACTTCCATTTCGTTGAAATTGCCGTCTTTCTTGATGAGCGAAATATGACCCCAGACTTCATTGTCAACAATAACCGGAGATATGAGACGTTTGTGTTGCCAACCAAATTGCGGAGGAACGGAAAACTGTACAGTTCTCCTTTGTTGGATGAGCCTGTTTCTCATCTCTTCGTCTTCATGGGTATGTTCTTTTAGAAACTTCGAGAAATCGTGTTCTGTATAGTGACCATACGATTCGAACAGACCAAAGTCTCGGTCTTCGATAACAACGGTGTTATTGAGGTGTTTTCCGACGACGTTAATGATCGACACGAGGCCCTTACGCCGTAGTAGTGCACTTGATAATTGGTCGTCAATACGGAGCATCTTTTGAAACATCTCATTTTGATGTTCAATTCGAATGTAGGCCTTATCTAATTCTTGCGCCAAGTTTTCTTCTTGATAAAATGGCAATTCATCCTTGATGTCTTCGCCCCAGTCTTCAATTGGCTTAGCCACCCAACGGCAATGCGAATCGCCTTTGCCAATGCACTCAATTTCCTTGAAAATGATTTTTCTACCTAAATGTTGACTTACGTATCCACCAGCGTAACCACGAAGGGTAAAGCAAACAGATTCATGGTGGTAACCATAGTAATTTAAATGCTGCTCTGCTTCATAGGAGTGGTTCCAGTACCCCTCAGAATAATACTCTTTGGTAACAGGATTGAAACGCAACTCTTTTATTTCAACTGTTACCTCACCAGTAATCTCATGGATTTCAGGCCCGGCATGCATCCAGTCTCTATCGGAGTTAGAGGGCATAACCGTTTTAAATATCTTTGCGTAGTTCGATCCGCAGTTCCAGCCGTAACGGAGTAAAAATCCCTTTGCACGGTCCATTCCCAAGGCCGAGATGAGATCCTTGCGCAATTCTCCTAATGCATCCGTTTCCATTAGGACAATCCGTTTGTCGTGTAGATGAATCTTCTTTGTCACTGGGTCAATATTAAGAAGATCCTTGATTTTAGCATTGTTCATCATGAATTACACACTCCTTAAACACCATTATGTCAGACGCTTAAATTCGCATGATGATTGTTAACTTGTGATACCCATCCCTCTTCTTTCAATATTTAGTAAATTGACAAAGCGACCATTTATAAAAACTGACTAACTTAGGAGTATTAATTAGCCGATTTGGATATATGCGTATGTTCAACAGTAATATATCATGTGTATATGTAAGCGCTATCATATCAAAACCTTAGGATATTCAGACCGTGTTTAGCACCGATTGTTGTCGCCTATCGGTGCTACACAACCATTTCGTCAGGTGATGTTGTTTCTCCTATTTCTTACACAAGTTTAAAAATTAAGGAGGTGACGTCGATTTGGTTCATTGAACACTATTTTAAGCTGCTGCG
This is a stretch of genomic DNA from Alicyclobacillus dauci. It encodes these proteins:
- a CDS encoding substrate-binding domain-containing protein, whose amino-acid sequence is MSKLQLSFACWNYDRIAALFDGSIQPKGIDLNYLNMPVEETFWRMMRHEEFDIAELSLSSYLVGLDRGYPNVTAIPVFMSRSFRHSGIYINTNSGIVKPSDLRGKRVGLPEYQLTACLWIRGILEHEYGVEPASIHWLTGGEETPGRQEKVALSLPPEIDIHAIGPDQTLNDLLECGEIDAIIAPRAPSSFLNGSPNVARLFPNYVDEEQSYFRKTGIFPIMHVVAIRNDVLERAPWVAMNLYEAFEQAKQVVYDGFNQTAALKVTLPWLVAEVERTKEVMGEDFWPYGVERNRKTLEAAVTYSFEQGLIKKPLQVEDLFVKSTLERFII
- a CDS encoding cold-shock protein, with protein sequence MNKGTVKWFNSEKGFGLIQGENGQDVHVYATAICNGFPFLDQGQRVDFHVVDGPRGPQATNVVKY
- a CDS encoding anthranilate synthase component I family protein; the encoded protein is MRTITYQQPTQGIDPFYLFLHVQSIVGDGNAFLLEAGRSDDSDLYQMSIIGVCPTVEIQIKDGLVSVFARGEAAKLFREMPDRILDTAGLEEKVWPSSVSSAPMLFRPSDPMAFLETTRIMLRDAFSPGLTQPFSAGFLGYMGYDAVHYLEKLPKTTSDDRNVPDVRLQWHRGVIHIVNDAVTLYIQDTGSSSEGQSDVFSELIHTLENASEHGLAQPSVLQSYNEDASRRPSVHYDVTEDIYCDNVKRAKEYIRQGDIFQVVLSTRIRIDNALHPYVAYDRLRQLNPSPYMFVAEYEGMRIYGASPEVQFRSTHGHAEMKPIAGTSRGRGLSREEDEALVKALKSDEKESAEHVMLVDLCRNDLGRVAKTSTVRVPDFMVVERYSHLYHLVSRVVAQLQDDVSVFHALLATFPNGTLSGAPKIRAMEIIDELETVRRGPYGGFIGMIDADANANTAIVIRTVVEIGGTQYVQVGAGIVLDSVPEREWQECHHKAGAILDVLTGERVTN
- a CDS encoding alcohol dehydrogenase catalytic domain-containing protein gives rise to the protein MKAVTFQGLRKIEVKDVPDPIIQNPDDIIVKITSTAIGGSDLHAVHGMTPYVKRDDILGCEAMGIVEAVGKSVTRVQRGDRVVIPCHVACGECRTCRRLQRPCVSTSDAGLSDELDEHDAPRAMIGHGVAGQAEYVRVPYGNFAPYVLPQSCELPDEHLLFLSDILPTAFWGVEEAGVKRGDTVVVLGCGPLGLLVHKLVWLKRPKRVLAVDYIEYRLAHAHIHNNVETINFTNGENTGELLRELTLGGADVVIDCVGMDGKKTLMERTETNLKIQSGTLSAIHTAARATRRGGTIQLLGTYGTRYNAFPLGDMYTRNITLKMGLAPVVHYMPRLFSLLESQAIDPTDVITHRVPLSDAKHAYEVFDAKMDNCIKVILKP
- a CDS encoding YjgB family protein, with translation MKMKPTILWVTSSLMVACTILTGCAKNPPATPVAGSVSNMSNGTANSPTSEPTSSDQNTTTKEPSGGQSSGASNSAVPNGTPAKSQQPAARSLVSESMALAKQGKVIGIPFQLQSNIDVVQQLWGKASGQSMAGAGIYVTYGDHNAAFGMNKGGQMFDIRTFHSTVKSIRLGDITQVLGKPGEVRTSPDSVIYLYPAGPDYQLLFVFPKTSSGKAGATVDHVSVFWPQGTVNSMAATAPSPSVILDNAPGTVGQLFTFSIKNPPKGYRLVELEWLPSHGSAIVNTYPQAVDNGKTGLVPGFGVSGDGQTLSFVYTDAMKGQTGQVRVIFQTTSGAALLGQSESVTLK
- a CDS encoding XylR N-terminal domain-containing protein; translated protein: MMNNAKIKDLLNIDPVTKKIHLHDKRIVLMETDALGELRKDLISALGMDRAKGFLLRYGWNCGSNYAKIFKTVMPSNSDRDWMHAGPEIHEITGEVTVEIKELRFNPVTKEYYSEGYWNHSYEAEQHLNYYGYHHESVCFTLRGYAGGYVSQHLGRKIIFKEIECIGKGDSHCRWVAKPIEDWGEDIKDELPFYQEENLAQELDKAYIRIEHQNEMFQKMLRIDDQLSSALLRRKGLVSIINVVGKHLNNTVVIEDRDFGLFESYGHYTEHDFSKFLKEHTHEDEEMRNRLIQQRRTVQFSVPPQFGWQHKRLISPVIVDNEVWGHISLIKKDGNFNEMEVMCLERASTICAIQLLNERISIETEQRIKGEFLDAILNGDRSIENLSRQMKVLGYNLNRPHYVFVFSFIFPDKDLYKGVERYLDEFPRQLSSIIITQFKSIGENLLISSKLDQVVVLIPKDIPGIVNLEPRETGQLLVSKLSEKYSDFDITVGISSLCYCIDDYKRGYEEAKKAIKLSRFYNSTSKVVPFADLGFISYLSSGENFDDVKQFCMNLLGKLVTYDIQNNSELTRTLYYYLESQGNILKTSRTMNMSAGSIKYRLKRIEDISGLNLSESSDFFDAHLALKILQYSAVVEF
- a CDS encoding anthranilate synthase component II, with the translated sequence MLLVIDNFDSFTYNLVQYCAELGSQVVVRRNDTPLSQLRQLNPSSVLVSPGPCSPTEAGVSIEAIQYFAGRVPVLGVCLGHQSLAVAFGGRVIRAKEPLHGKTSLVDHNGDALFSHVPNPFRATRYHSLEVDGATLPDEFVVTARAGSSIMAMRHQPTGALGVQFHPESILTDSGMQMMTNFLRAAA